One Eremothecium cymbalariae DBVPG#7215 chromosome 2, complete sequence DNA window includes the following coding sequences:
- the SSO1 gene encoding syntaxin (similar to Ashbya gossypii AFL139W), producing the protein MSYQNPYESGNPYSDAYEMRGYNNQDGGSNGNNFRGQGLESSGGGNDFVQFMNGISGINAQLDKYSQLINQIDVFQKRLLTEVNEEQEIQLRKQLDVFASQASDLQYQLKDEIKNAQRQALGDSSKEAQAENSRQRFLKLIQDYRITEANYREENKDQAKRQYKVIQPEATDDEVEAAISDVGGQQIFSQALLNANRRGEAKTALAEVQARHQELLKLEKTMAELTQLFNDMEHLVIEQQEQIEVIDKQVEEAQQDVEQGVGHTNKAVKSARRARKNKIRCILILIVVFIIVVVAVVVPLVTRSR; encoded by the coding sequence ATGAGTTATCAAAATCCTTATGAATCTGGGAACCCCTACTCTGATGCCTATGAGATGCGGGGGTACAATAACCAGGATGGGGGCTCCAACGGTAATAACTTTAGAGGGCAAGGTTTGGAGTCGTCTGGTGGAGGTAACGATTTTGTTCAGTTTATGAATGGTATTAGCGGTATTAATGCGCAACTCGACAAGTATTCTCAGTTGATCAATCAGATAGACGTTTTCCAGAAGCGGTTGCTAACGGAAGTCAATGAGGAGCAGGAGATCCAATTGCGAAAGCAGTTGGATGTGTTTGCGTCGCAAGCTTCGGATTTACAATACCAGTTGAAAGATGAAATCAAGAATGCGCAACGACAGGCTCTAGGTGACTCATCGAAGGAAGCCCAGGCTGAGAATTCGAGACAGaggtttttgaagttaatCCAAGACTACAGGATCACTGAAGCTAATTATAGAGAGGAGAACAAAGATCAGGCCAAGAGGCAATATAAAGTGATTCAGCCAGAGGCCACTGACGACGAAGTTGAGGCTGCCATCAGTGATGTCGGAGGCCAGCAGATTTTCTCACAGGCCTTATTGAATGCCAACAGACGTGGAGAAGCGAAGACAGCTTTAGCAGAAGTGCAGGCCCGCCACCAAGAGTTGCTGAAGTTAGAAAAGACTATGGCAGAATTGACCCAGCTATTCAACGATATGGAACACTTGGTCATTGagcaacaagaacaaatcGAGGTAATCGATAAACAAGTAGAGGAAGCTCAACAGGATGTTGAACAAGGTGTCGGACATACTAATAAAGCGGTCAAGAGTGCGAGAAGAGCCAGAAAGAACAAGATTAGATGTATCTTAATTTTGATTGTTGTATTCATCATTGTGGTCGTTGCAGTCGTGGTTCCACTTGTAACCAGATCTCGTTGA
- the VMA11 gene encoding H(+)-transporting V0 sector ATPase subunit c' (similar to Ashbya gossypii AFL141C) codes for MSEEAVVDYSPAFAPFFGFAGCAFAMIFSSLGAAIGTAKSGIGISGVGTFKPELIMKSLIPVVMSGILAVYGLVVAVLIAAGLSPADDYTLFNGFMHLASGLCVGFACLSSGYAIGIVGDVGVRKFMHQPRLFVGIVLILIFAEVLGLYGMIIALILNTRGSGN; via the coding sequence ATGTCTGAAGAAGCTGTGGTGGATTACTCGCCAGCTTTTGCGCCCTTTTTTGGGTTTGCAGGATGTGCATTTGCCATGATTTTCTCAAGTCTGGGGGCAGCGATTGGGACTGCAAAGTCTGGTATCGGTATTTCTGGTGTTGGTACTTTCAAGCCTGAATTGATTATGAAGTCATTGATTCCAGTTGTGATGAGTGGTATTCTTGCGGTTTATGGTCTTGTAGTTGCGGTTTTGATTGCTGCTGGTTTGTCGCCGGCAGATGATTATACGCTATTTAATGGGTTCATGCATCTTGCAAGCGGATTATGCGTAGGGTTTGCATGTTTGAGCAGTGGTTATGCTATTGGCATAGTGGGAGATGTTGGGGTACGGAAGTTTATGCATCAGCCTCGGCTATTCGTGGGGATTGTTTTAATCTTAATTTTTGCAGAAGTACTAGGCTTATATGGGATGATTATCGCGTTGATTTTAAACACTAGGGGTTCTGGAAACTAA
- the NSL1 gene encoding MIND complex subunit NSL1 (similar to Ashbya gossypii AFL140W), which yields MSLYPGKLDLSSQEIKHIHLLFKDILDEKLRLHLPQEQLEPSEKKEGEYENDTMERQVLLEIEKFLMSVMDMASDSINVVDSRSGVTLADVINDVQGEYVEPFDIELNEKVRRLYQEWEAETLKVSQLRRNGPKAIVDVYQKDESRALEDIDARIQALRDAREQKRTPAVEEEDADFWNERGEDYYESLKALQLAQELLPRDRMKLEKLKKLVQYVEKDM from the coding sequence ATGTCACTTTATCCAGGTAAGTTAGATCTTTCTAGTCAAGAGATCAAGCATATCCATCTCTTGTTCAAGGACATTCTAGACGAGAAACTTCGGCTCCATCTTCCTCAGGAGCAGCTGGAACCTTCTGAAAAAAAGGAGGGAGAGTATGAAAACGATACGATGGAAAGGCAGGTGCTGCTAGAGATAGAGAAATTTCTAATGTCAGTGATGGATATGGCTAGCGATTCGATAAATGTTGTCGACTCTAGGAGCGGAGTTACGTTAGCTGACGTCATCAACGATGTTCAGGGAGAGTATGTAGAGCCGTTTGATATTGAGCTAAATGAAAAGGTACGCAGGTTGTATCAGGAATGGGAGGCAGAAACGCTTAAAGTTTCACAGTTGAGACGTAACGGCCCGAAAGCCATTGTTGATGTTTACCAGAAAGATGAGAGTCGTGCTTTGGAGGACATAGATGCGAGGATACAGGCCTTACGTGATGCACGGGAACAGAAACGTACGCCTGCAGTAGAGGAAGAAGACGCAGATTTCTGGAACGAGAGAGGAGAGGACTACTACGAATCTTTAAAAGCTTTACAGCTTGCACAAGAACTTCTCCCACGTGACCGCATGAAGCTGGAGAAACTAAAAAAGCTAGTTCAATACGTCGAGAAGGATATGTAA
- the USV1 gene encoding Usv1p (similar to Ashbya gossypii AFL136W), with protein sequence MGIQKRSTSSSGSKNQPRSFKCTGYGSCDMSFTRAEHLARHIRKHTGEKPFQCEVCNRFFSRIDNLKQHRESVHWIPTISTTRSKRQSRSKSLQELPSTHTSSASSSASSSTTGKNTGLDSKLQFGSNHILNSTETPTASTSARSSSLPTYESSAVHMNIPSPASPTTSASAHQHQYLYQQAQQQQQANALNSPRMILPPIFMTTIRNGAANDPPTIIRQSIGNTPQQMEVHNKQQQQQQQQQQQQQQQQQQQQQGRQSFSKYYPTNQPLTPNGSNDRHFNVAWDQRVYVTTSLSNNTPRPSLPPPHLHQHHSMPNIGGYSKLTYGSEYVVDSPPMENAPLKPYVIPRNSFFSNNIKVERIENQLGHAQIENVKSNTVPITIVSSKKHSIGSAISSFIHSVPSTTASSTTISTAASKIDSSTSASATTTGTTTPTKATSAVAAGQEDARVGRISISSMLS encoded by the coding sequence ATGGGTATACAAAAAAGATCTACGTCTTCTAGTGGGAGTAAGAACCAGCCACGGTCGTTTAAGTGCACTGGATATGGTAGTTGTGATATGTCGTTCACGAGGGCGGAGCACTTGGCGAGGCATATACGGAAACATACGGGGGAAAAACCATTCCAATGTGAAGTGTGCAACCGGTTTTTTAGTCGAATTGATAACTTGAAGCAGCATAGAGAATCTGTACACTGGATTCCAACAATTTCTACGACAAGGTCCAAGAGACAATCTAGAAGCAAGTCGTTGCAGGAATTGCCTTCGACGCATACGTCTTCTGCTTCGTCTTCGGCGTCTTCGTCCACCACGGGGAAGAATACCGGTTTGGATTCCAAGCTGCAATTTGGGAGCAACCATATTCTTAATTCGACGGAGACACCTACTGCGTCGACTTCAGCTAGGTCATCTTCGCTGCCTACGTATGAATCTTCGGCAGTTCATATGAATATCCCGTCACCTGCATCTCCAACTACTTCTGCTTCAGCTCACCAGCATCAGTATCTCTACCAACAggcacagcagcagcagcaggcaAATGCGTTGAACAGTCCTAGAATGATACTGCCTCCGATCTTCATGACAACTATAAGGAATGGAGCTGCAAATGACCCGCCAACCATAATCAGGCAATCCATAGGCAACACACCGCAACAGATGGAAGTCCACAAtaagcagcagcagcagcaacaacaacaacaacaacagcagcagcagcagcagcagcaacagcaacaaggGCGGCAATCAttctcaaaatattatccaaCAAACCAACCTTTGACTCCTAATGGCTCGAACGACAGGCATTTCAACGTGGCTTGGGATCAAAGAGTGTATGTTACAACCTCCCTAAGCAATAACACCCCTCGTCCATCGTTACCACCTCCACATTTGCATCAGCACCACTCTATGCCAAACATAGGTGGTTACTCAAAACTAACCTATGGAAGTGAGTACGTTGTTGATTCACCACCCATGGAAAACGCACCGCTAAAACCATATGTGATACCAAGaaactcttttttttcGAATAACATTAAGGTTGAAAGAATCGAGAACCAATTAGGGCACGCTCAGATTGAGAATGTAAAGTCCAATACTGTGCCGATTACAATTGTCTCTTCGAAAAAGCATTCAATCGGATCCGCCATCTCAAGCTTCATTCATTCAGTTCCCAGTACCACCGCTTCTTCGACTACAATATCTACAGCGGCCTCTAAGATCGATTCATCTACCTCGGCATCGGCGACTACTACAGGCACAACCACGCCAACTAAAGCTACTAGCGCTGTTGCTGCAGGCCAAGAGGATGCAAGAGTTGGCCGGATTTCGATCAGTTCCATGCTATCGTAA
- the FAS2 gene encoding trifunctional fatty acid synthase subunit FAS2 (similar to Ashbya gossypii AFL138W) — MVMKPEVEQELAHVLLTELLAYQFASPVRWIETQDVFLKDYNTERVVEIGPSPTLAGMAQRTIKNKYESYDAALSLQRQVLCYGKDAKEIYYTKDPVQVEKEQVDDSSEGQEGSKVIAAPAAAATAPVAAPAPAAAGPAAQIADEPMKASLVLHVLVAQKLKKPLDAVPMSKTIKDLVGGKSTVQNEILGDLGKEFGSTPEKPEEMPLEELAETMQDNFSGSLGKHSSSLVSRLISSKMPGGFTVTVARKYLQSRWGLPSGRQDSVLLVGLVFEPPSRLGSEADAHAFLDSMVQKYASIVNLDLSAAISGSGDSSGSSGSGGATIDAAAFEELTKDQKVMARQQLDVLARYLKLDLQKGEKKYLQERDNLAELQARLDYLTNELGSYFVQGVETSFSRKKARVFDSSWNWARQSLLSLYFEIIHGVLKNVDREVVTEAINIMNRSNETLIKFMEYHISKTDESNGENYKLVKTLGSQLIDNCKQVIDIDPVYKDISKPTGPKTSIDKNGEIVYCEEPRENVRKLSQYVHEMAQGGPLTKISQPTIQEDLTRVYKAISAQADEANISESTKVEFEHLYGELLKFLESSKEIDASASTGLTGVIDDALDKDSTKEVASLPKPTQINKNVSSTIPRVTIPFLHLRKKISSGEWAYDRQLSSLFLDGLEQAAINGVSFKDKYVLITGAGQGSIGAEVLQGLIQGGAKVVVTTSRFSKKVTDYYQSIYAKYGARGSTLIVVPFNQGSKQDVEALISYIYDDPKAGGLGWDLDAVIPFAAIPENGIELENIDSKSEFAHRIMLTNILRMLGYIKTQKSSREIETRPAQVILPLSPNHGTFGGDGMYSESKLALETLLNRWNSESWSNQLTVCGAIIGWTRGTGLMSANNIIAEGIEKLGVRTFSQKEMAFNLLGLLIPEVVQLCQKFPIVADLNGGLQFIEDLKDFTVKLRTQLVETSEIRKAVSMETTFEHTVINGPDGDIGYNRVDIQPRANIQIGFPELKSYDQIKKLAPIELEGMLDLEKVIVVTGFSEVGPWGSSRTRWEMEAYGEFSLEGSVEMAWIMGLIKYHNGNLKGRPYTGWVDAKTNAPVDDKDIKQKYESHILEHSGIRLIEPELFNGYNPEKKMLLQEVIIEEELEPFEASKESAEQFKHQHGDKVDIFEIPETGEYSVRLLKGATLRIPKALRYDRLVAGQIPTGWDAKTYGVPEDTISQVDPITLFVLVSVVEAFISSGITDPYEMYKYVHVSEVGNCSGSGMGGVSALRGMFKDRLLDKPVQNDILQESFINTMSAWINMLLISSSGPMKTPVGACATAVESLDIGVETILGGKAKICIVGGYDDFQEEGSFEFGNMNATSNSLDEFEHGRTPAEMSRPTTTTRNGFMEAQGSGIEVIMNADLALKMGVPIYGIIAMTATAGDKIGRSVPAPGKGILTTAREHHGTLKFPSPLLDISYRKRQLTSRENQIKSWVENELELLQFELNQIPSEEHEVFLSERTEEIEREANKQLKAAQLQWGNEFFKNDPRIAPLRGSLAVYGLTIDDLGVASFHGTSTKANDKNESATINEMLKHLGRSEGNPVLGVFQKYLTGHPKGAAGAWMLNGALQILNSGIVPGNRNADNVDKVLEQYDYILYPSHSMKTDGIKAVSVTSFGFGQKGAQAIAVHPDYLYAALTETAYNDYVVKVSSRKKSAYKYFHNGMIKNTLFVAKEHPPYTEDMEQDVYLDPLVRVTADKTGSLVFNSNQLQADKFISASNKGTSELVSHMTRQVASKGNARGIGVDVELIKTFNVSNETFINRNFTAAEIAYCKGQPSCQSSFAGIWSAKEAVFKSLGVKSKGAGASLKEIEIQRDQSSGGPIVVLHGAAKAAADDVSVKDIKVSISHDDFQSVAVAIAEKC, encoded by the coding sequence ATGGTGATGAAGCCTGAGGTTGAGCAGGAACTTGCTCATGTGTTGTTAACGGAATTATTAGCTTATCAGTTTGCTTCTCCTGTTCGATGGATCGAGACCCAAGATGTATTCTTAAAGGATTATAATACTGAAAGAGTTGTTGAGATTGGTCCTTCTCCAACTTTAGCTGGTATGGCGCAGAGGACTATTAAGAACAAGTATGAATCTTATGATGCTGCGTTGTCTTTGCAGAGACAGGTGTTGTGCTATGGTAAGGATGCCAAGGAGATTTACTATACCAAAGATCCGGTTCAGGTTGAGAAGGAGCAGGTAGATGATAGTTCTGAAGGACAAGAAGGAAGTAAGGTAATTGCAGCTCCAGCGGCAGCGGCGACGGCTCCGGTTGCAGCGCCGGCGCCTGCAGCGGCGGGGCCAGCGGCTCAGATCGCCGATGAGCCGATGAAGGCGTCTTTAGTGTTACATGTGCTTGTTGCgcagaaattgaagaagccACTCGATGCTGTTCCTATGTCGAAGACGATCAAGGATCTGGTTGGAGGTAAATCGACTgttcaaaatgaaattttggGTGATTTAGGAAAGGAATTTGGGTCCACTCCAGAGAAACCAGAAGAGATGCCGTTGGAGGAGCTCGCTGAAACTATGCAAGATAATTTCAGTGGTTCTCTTGGCAAGCATTCTTCGTCTCTAGTTTCTAGACTGATTTCTTCGAAGATGCCTGGTGGGTTTACTGTAACAGTGGCAAGAAAGTATTTACAGTCACGCTGGGGATTACCATCCGGTAGACAGGATTCCGTTTTGCTAGTTGGCTTGGTGTTTGAGCCTCCTTCTAGACTGGGTTCTGAAGCAGATGCACATGCGTTCTTAGATTCAATGGTTCAGAAGTATGCTTCTATTGTTAACCTCGATCTATCTGCTGCAATTTCCGGATCGGGAGATAGCTCAGGCAGCTCCGGTTCTGGGGGCGCTACTATTGATGCTGCagcttttgaagagttgACTAAAGATCAAAAGGTAATGGCACGCCAACAGTTGGATGTTTTAGCCAGATACTTGAAGCTTGATCTGCAAAAGGGCGAGAAGAAGTATTTGCAAGAAAGGGATAACTTGGCGGAATTACAAGCTCGGTTAGACTATTTGACCAACGAACTCGGTTCTTACTTTGTTCAAGGTGTTGAAACCTCCTTCTCCAGAAAGAAGGCAAGAGTTTTTGATTCTTCCTGGAATTGGGCTAGGCAATCCTTGTTGTCGTTGTACTTTGAAATTATCCATGGCgttttgaagaatgttGATAGAGAAGTCGTGACCGAGGCTATTAACATTATGAACAGATCCAATGAGACACTGATCAAGTTCATGGAATATCACATTTCTAAAACCGATGAGTCTAATGGTGAAAACTACAAGTTGGTCAAGACTTTAGGAAGTCAGCTAATTGACAACTGTAAACAGGTTATCGATATTGACCCTGTATAcaaagatatttctaaGCCAACTGGTCCAAAGACTTCCATTGACAAAAACGGTGAAATTGTTTACTGCGAAGAACCCAGGGAAAATGTCAGAAAGTTGTCTCAGTATGTTCATGAGATGGCACAAGGTGGTCCATTAACAAAGATTTCTCAGCCAACAATTCAGGAAGATCTGACTCGTGTCTATAAGGCGATTTCTGCTCAAGCAGATGAAGCTAATATTTCAGAATCTACTAAAGTCGAATTTGAACATTTGTATGGAGAGTTATTGAAGTTCCTAGAATCATCCAAGGAAATCGATGCGTCTGCATCTACCGGATTGACAGGCGTTATTGATGACGCTTTGGATAAAGATTCTACAAAAGAAGTCGCTTCATTGCCAAAACCAACCCAAATCAACAAGAACGTTTCTTCAACTATCCCTCGTGTAACCATCCCATTCTTGCATTTAAGAAAGAAGATTTCTTCTGGTGAGTGGGCTTACGACAGACAGTTATCTTCCCTATTTTTGGACGGCTTGGAACAGGCTGCCATCAATGGTGTCTCCTTTAAGGATAAATATGTATTAATCACTGGGGCTGGTCAGGGCTCCATTGGTGCCGAGGTTTTACAGGGTTTAATTCAAGGTGGTGCtaaagttgttgttacCACATCACGTTTCTCTAAAAAAGTGACCGACTACTACCAATCCATATATGCCAAGTATGGTGCTAGAGGCTCTACTTTAATTGTTGTTCCATTCAACCAGGGTTCTAAGCAAGATGTAGAAGCTTTGATTAGTTACATTTACGATGACCCTAAAGCTGGTGGTTTGGGTTGGGATTTGGATGCTGTGATTCCTTTCGCTGCAATTCCAGAAAATGGTATTGAGTTGGAAAATATAGATTCAAAATCAGAATTTGCACATAGAATTATGTTGACCAACATTTTGAGGATGTTGGGTTATATTAAGACTCAAAAATCTTCAAGAGAAATTGAAACAAGACCAGCGCAAGTTATCTTGCCATTATCTCCCAACCACGGAACTTTTGGTGGTGATGGTATGTATTCAGAATCCAAACTTGCTCTAGAAACATTGCTAAACAGATGGAATTCTGAATCTTGGTCTAATCAGTTGACTGTATGTGGTGCAATTATTGGTTGGACGAGAGGCACTGGTTTGATGTCTgcaaataatataattgcAGAGGGTATTGAAAAGTTAGGCGTTCGTACCTTTTCTCAAAAGGAGATGGCGTTTAATTTATTGGGATTATTGATTCCTGAAGTCGTCCAACTGTGCCAAAAATTCCCTATTGTTGCTGATTTGAACGGTGGTTTGCAGTTTATTGAGGATTTGAAGGACTTCACTGTTAAGTTACGTACCCAATTGGTCGAAACTTCGGAAATTAGGAAAGCTGTGTCAATGGAGACTACCTTTGAGCATACTGTTATCAATGGTCCCGATGGCGATATAGGTTACAATCGGGTGGATATTCAGCCAAGAGCTAATATTCAAATAGGATTCCCAGAGCTAAAGTCATACGATCAGATCAAAAAACTAGCACCTATTGAGTTAGAGGGCATGCTAGATCTAGAAAAAGTTATTGTTGTTACCGGTTTCTCAGAAGTTGGACCATGGGGTTCTTCAAGAACCAGATGGGAAATGGAGGCGTATGGTGAGTTCTCCTTGGAAGGTTCTGTAGAAATGGCGTGGATCATGGGTTTGATCAAATATCACAATGGTAACTTGAAAGGCCGTCCATACACTGGATGGGTAGATGCCAAGACCAATGCACCTGTTGATGACAAAGATATTAAACAGAAATACGAGTCTCACATATTAGAACACTCTGGTATCAGATTGATTGAACCGGAACTCTTTAATGGTTACAATCcagagaagaagatgcTGCTTCAAGAGGttattattgaagaagaactgGAACCATTCGAGGCTTCTAAAGAATCTGCCGAGCAATTCAAACACCAGCACGGAGACAAAGTTGACATTTTCGAAATTCCTGAAACTGGTGAATACAGTGTCAGATTATTAAAGGGGGCTACTTTGCGAATTCCAAAAGCTTTAAGATACGATCGTTTAGTTGCAGGTCAAATTCCAACTGGATGGGATGCTAAAACTTATGGTGTACCAGAGGATACTATATCCCAAGTTGATCCAATCACCTTGTTTGTATTGGTATCTGTTGTTGAGGCCTTTATCTCCTCAGGTATCACTGATCCATACGAAATGTACAAGTATGTCCATGTTTCTGAAGTTGGTAACTGTTCTGGTTCAGGTATGGGTGGTGTGTCTGCATTGCGTGGTATGTTTAAGGACCGTTTACTGGATAAACCTGTTCAGAACGATATTTTACAGGAGTCTTTCATAAACACGATGTCTGCGTGGATCAATATGCTGCTGATTTCTTCCAGTGGTCCTATGAAAACTCCTGTTGGCGCGTGTGCTACTGCCGTTGAATCTTTGGATATTGGTGTGGAAACCATTTTAGGCGGCAAAGCAAAGATTTGTATTGTTGGTGGTTATGATGATttccaagaagaaggttccTTTGAATTTGGTAACATGAACGCTACTAGTAATTCTCTAGACGAATTTGAACATGGACGTACCCCAGCAGAAATGTCAAGACCAACTACAACCACTCGTAACGGTTTCATGGAAGCTCAGGGATCTGGAATAGAAGTTATTATGAATGCAGACTTGGCTTTGAAGATGGGTGTTCCAATATATGGTATTATCGCTATGACTGCGACAGCAGGTGACAAGATCGGTAGATCTGTTCCAGCTCCTGGAAAAGGTATTTTAACCACAGCTAGGGAACATCATGGTACTTTGAAATTCCCAAGTCCTTTGTTGGATATCAGTTATAGAAAGAGGCAGTTGACAAGTAGAGAAAATCAAATTAAAAGTTGGGTGGAAAATGAGTTAGAATTGCTTCAGTTTGAACTCAACCAGATTCCCTCTGAGGAACACGAAGTGTTTTTATCTGAACGTACAGAGGAAATTGAGCGTGAAGCAAACAAACAGTTGAAGGCAGCACAACTACAATGGGGTAACGAGTTCTTTAAGAATGACCCACGTATTGCTCCCTTAAGAGGCTCGTTGGCTGTCTATGGCCTGACAATTGATGATTTGGGGGTGGCCTCATTCCACGGTACATCTACAAAGGCAAATGATAAGAATGAATCTGCTACTATCAATGAGATGCTTAAGCACTTGGGTAGGTCAGAAGGGAATCCTGTTCTTGGCGTGTTCCAAAAGTACTTAACGGGTCATCCAAAGGGTGCCGCTGGCGCTTGGATGTTGAATGGTGCTTTGCAAATTTTGAACTCAGGAATCGTTCCTGGTAATCGTAATGCTGACAATGTCGATAAGGTTTTGGAGCAATATGATTATATCTTGTATCCATCTCATTCTATGAAGACAGATGGCATTAAGGCGGTTTCTGTTACATCTTTCGGGTTTGGTCAAAAAGGTGCCCAAGCAATTGCTGTTCACCCAGATTATCTATATGCTGCATTGACCGAAACAGCATACAATGACTATGTTGTTAAAGTGTCTTCCAGAAAAAAGAGCGCATACAAGTATTTCCATAACGGCATGATTAAAAATACCTTGTTTGTTGCTAAAGAACATCCGCCATACACTGAAGACATGGAACAAGACGTCTACTTAGATCCTTTGGTCCGTGTTACAGCTGATAAAACCGGTTCCCTTGTTTTCAATTCAAACCAACTGCAAGCTGACAAGTTCATATCTGCAAGTAACAAGGGGACAAGCGAGCTAGTATCCCATATGACCAGGCAAGTTGCCTCCAAAGGTAATGCCCGAGGCATTGGTGTTGATGTTGAGTTGATAAAAACCTTCAACGTATCCAATGAAACCTTCATTAACAGAAACTTCACCGCTGCAGAAATTGCTTACTGTAAAGGACAACCAAGCTGTCAAAGCTCGTTTGCAGGCATTTGGTCAGCCAAAGAAGCGGTCTTTAAATCCTTAGGTGTAAAATCCAAAGGGGCTGGTGCCTCGCTGAAGGAAATTGAGATCCAACGCGACCAATCGTCCGGAGGCCCTATCGTTGTGTTGCACGGTGCTGCCAAAGCCGCCGCCGATGACGTTAGTGTCAAAGATATTAAGGTATCAATCTCCCACGATGATTTCCAATCCGTTGCCGTTGCGATCGCCGAAAAGTGTTGA
- a CDS encoding uncharacterized protein (similar to Ashbya gossypii AFL135W) — protein sequence MPYLTPPLSNASLGTGIDVVPGAGLNMHHQQQQQQQPQQVQPQQPQPYLQSQQHGMQQPYFPLVKDGPQQLTPPLLPIPTATGVGTTSGSIAGTMNVDDTGLYRYHKKISKSFQDDLIYCPRILLNKEELNQCYQLDMLMMMEMQQQQQQQQQQQMSSGGQLAMQGIKFNPYTSQSFNPSGATSPS from the coding sequence ATGCCATACTTAACCCCACCCCTATCCAATGCGTCTTTGGGCACTGGTATAGATGTAGTGCCTGGTGCAGGACTGAACATgcatcaccaacaacagcagcaacagcaaccaCAACAAGTGCAGCCACAACAACCACAACCGTACCTCCAATCACAGCAACATGGAATGCAGCAGCCGTATTTTCCCCTGGTTAAAGACGGCCCACAGCAACTCACTCCTCCTTTACTTCCCATACCTACTGCCACAGGTGTTGGAACCACCTCCGGCAGCATCGCTGGAACAATGAATGTCGACGACACAGGACTGTACAGGTATCACAAGAAGATCAGCAAATCATTCCAGGACGATTTGATATACTGTCCCCGCATTCTTTTGAACAAAGAGGAACTCAACCAATGCTACCAACTGGAtatgctgatgatgatggaaatgcagcagcagcagcaacaacaacagcagcagcagatgTCCTCGGGCGGCCAACTGGCAATGCAGGGCATAAAGTTTAACCCATACACATCTCAGAGCTTCAACCCGTCCGGGGCAACCTCCCCATCCTGA